A stretch of DNA from Granulicella pectinivorans:
GTCGAGCGGGACATCCGCCTCATCGAGGACATTTGGAAGAAGGATGGCGTACGAGCCCATCTGCACGTTCAGCACGTCTCGACAGCCAAGGCCCTCGAAGCGATTCGCCGCGCGAAGGCCGATGGACACACCGTGACCTGCGAGGCGGCGCCGCACCACTTCACCCTGACGGATGAGGCCATCGGCGACTTCAACACGCACGCGAAGATGAACCCTCCCCTCCGCTCCGAGCTGGATCGCCAGGCCGTCATCGCCGCCCTCCTCGACGGAACCGTGGACTGCATCGCCACCGACCACGCTCCGCACGCCGCCCACGAAAAGGAGGTTGAGTTCGAACGGGCGCCCAACGGCATTACCGGCCTCGAGACCGCACTCGGACTTGCTTTACGGGTCCTCGTCCGGGAATACGGTATGCCCCTGTCGCGCGCCGTCGCGCTCCTCAGCACGCATCCCGCTGCGCTCATCCACCAGAAGGATCGCGGCACGCTCCGCGTTGGAGCACCTGCCGACCTCGTCCTCTTCGAAGCCACACAAGAGTGGACCTACGAGACCGCCAAGACGCTCTCCAAGTCGAAGAACTCTCCCTTCGATCAGGCACCTATGCTTGGACGGATCACCCAAACACTCATCGCCGGCAAGACGGTCTACGGGCGCTAGCCCTGCCGGACCATGGCCGCTCTGTACGGAGCGGCCATGATGCCTCCGGCAAAGCTACTGCATCTGGGCCGCGTTATGCTTCCGCGAGTGGAAAAGCTTGTGGTTGATATCCGGCCAGTACTCCTTGAACGCGAAGTTCGCGCTATCGATGATCATGCTCGTCAGCCACTTCTGCCCGACCTTCGTCCAGTCCCGGTAGACCGTTGGGTAGTACACGGACGACAATCCCGCGGCCGCACCCGCACCGACCACCTCGGCGAAGTTGAACACCGGTTTGCCCGAGTTGCTCCGGCTGATTACCACGCGCGACGCCGCATAGGTCAGCCGTTTGACCACACCGCCATGTCCCAGCGTGTAAAACCGGCTGTCCTGATGAAACAGCACCGGCCCCAGCCCACCTACCATGAAGTTTTCATCCGCCGTATCCGCGAAGGTATGCCAGTAGTAGCGTGAGTAGCCCATAACCCCCTGGTGAAACTCCGGGTAGGACTTACTGTTGAACGAGATCCCAGCCTGAATCGCCACGATGATGAATGACGAGTAGTCGAACGTATCGTGGGCCGCAATCGAGATCTTTTCGCCCGCGGTCTGCGGCGGCAGTACCGTCCCCGCACTCACCGACCGGAAATTCGGCATGATTCCCGCGATCCGCTTCGTCTGTTGCGGCCCGCCATCGGGGTCCACCTTTTCCTTCGGGGCCGTCTGGGACACCTGTGCCTCAAACCCCGGAGCATCCGGGAGATCGGCCTGCGCTGTTGCGGCAGCGGACGAACTCTCGGCCACCGCGACATCCATCAACTGCTGCGCGTCGAGTGAAACGGAACCAAGGGTCATCAGACCGAGGATAAGTATGGCCTGGCGCGCAGGGGCGCACATGCACTTCAAAAAAGATGGGGCCATATAAAGATTGACGTGACCGCGCCGAATTAGATTCGGGGCCTCTCTGGTTTAATCGCTTCTTTACAAGATACCGTGCATTTTTGCAGTTTCGACGATCACATCCAGTGCCTGGTCGATTTGGGCGCGGGTGTGTTCGCTGGTCATGATCGTCCGGATCCTGGCCTTGCCCTCCGGTACGGTGGGAAACGCGATTCCGGTTGCCATGACGCCGCGTTCGAACAGCGCCTTCGAGAACTCCATGGTCTTGCGGCCATCGCCGAGAATGATGGGTGTAATCGGCGTCTCGGACTTCGGCGTCGACATACCACCCACATCGAAGCCGACGTTAGTCAACTGTTCTTTGAAATAGGCTGTATTCGCCCACAGCCGGTCGATGCGTTCCGGCTCGTCTTCCAAGAGATCGAATGCCGCGATACACGTGGCCGCGACCGAAGGCGGATGAGACGTAGAGAACAGGAACGGCCGCGCCCGGTGGTACAGATAATCGATCAAATCGCGCGATCCGCAGACATAGCCGCCCAAGGCACCGATGGCCTTTGAAAGCGTTCCGACCTGCACATCGACCTTCGCGGTTGCGCCGAAGTGGTCGACCGACCCACGTCCATTGCGGCCCAGCACACCCGAAGCATGGGCATCGTCGACCATCATGATCGCGCCATACCTCTCGCAGAGATCGGCCAGCTCACCGACTGGCCCGATGTCGCCATCCATCGAAAACACGCCGTCCGTGATGACCAGTTTCTTGCCCGGCTCGTTCTCCAGCTCCTTCAGCAGTTCCTCGCAGTGGGCGACGTCCTTGTGGCGAAAGACCTTGATCTTGGCCTTCGATAGCCGCGCGCCATCGATGATCGAGGCGTGGTTCAGCTCGTCGGACAGGATGAAGTCGTCTTTGCCCAGGATGCTGGACACGGTACCCGCATTGGCCGTGAAGCCGGACTGGAAGACGACACACGCTTCGACGCCCTTGAACGCCGCGATCTTCTCCTCGAGCTCCATGTGGATCCGCATGGTTCCGGCGATCGTCCGTACCGCGCCCGAGCCCACGCCGTACTTGACCGTCGCTGCCAGAGCAGCCTCGCGGAGCTTCGGATGATTGCAAAGGCCGAGGTAGTTATTCGAAGCCAAATTGATGACCTTGCGCCCGTCGTAGTGGCACACCGGGGCCTGCTCGTCATCCAGAACGCGGAGCTTGAAGTAGGTGCCGCGCGCCTTCAGGTCGTCCATGACGGCAGTCAGGTGAGCGAGTTGCGGGCGTGTCGAGGAGGGCGAGGTCGAAGTGGCCATGACGAATATCTTAAGCCTTATTTGCTCCTCCGGGCTGTCTCGCCGCCTGTCCGCTGCATCACACCGCACATAAGGGATGCTGCAACCTGCGCATCCCGCAGGCTTTAGAACGACACTCCAGTGAGGAAACGTACGATGATCGTCACACGCAAGCCAAATTCCCTTGCCACCCGCACCCTGGTGGCTGCTTCTTTCGCGCTGGTCCTTCTGGCCGGCTGCAAATCCAAGCAGGACATCGCGATCGACCAGGCCAAGCAGCAGGCGGCCTCCTCGGGTCAGCCACAGCAGGTCGTCTGGACGGACAAAGACGGCAACACCACCACCACCATCGTTCAGCCACCCGCTCCCGGCCAGACGACACAGGCCATCACCACGACGACCAGCAAGACGACCAATGGGACCGTCGCGGCAGCGACGCCCGCCACAACGCCCGCTGCCGCACCGAACGGTGACCCGGTCGTCGGTCCGGTGGGAGCGCCTGCTTCACAGCCGCTCGCAGCCCAGCCTGCTCCCTCGGCTCCGCAGCCGAACACCGCGACGATCAGCCCGGTCAATGTCCGGGTTCCCGCCGGAACGTCGCTCGCGATCCGAATCAACCAGCACATCAACGTCAAGACGAGCCACGCCGGAGAGCGTTTCACGGGTGAAGTTGCCGAAGACGTTGCAGGTCCCGACGGCGGCATTGTGATCCCGCGTGGCACGCATGTGGATGGAGTTCTGGATGCGTCGCATCGGCGTGGACACTTCAAAGGTGCATCCATCCTGGAGCTGCGCCTGACCACGATGACGCTGAACGGCCAGCAGTACGCGCTCGACACGCATGACATTGTCCGCACCAAGAAGGGCAAGGGCAAGCGCTCGGCGGCCTTTATCGGCGGCGGTGCCGGTCTCGGCATGCTGGTCGGCGGCATCGCGACGGGCGGCGTCGGGCTCGTTGTGGGCGGTCTGGCGGGCGGCGGCGCGGGTACGGCCATCGCCGGCATGACCGGCAACCGCGATATCGATATCCCGGCTGAGAGCCTCATGCGCTTCCGCCTGGCTGACGATCTCGTTGTTCAGCCAAACAACTAATCCGAAATCAGAAAAACGAAAGGCCTGCCGACGACTCGGCAGGCCTTTTTTGTTCGATTGGAAATCGATGGATGTGATTCCCGGAATCCCTTCAAGCCTCCCGGCTTTGGGAGAGCGTCGTCGGTTTCGCGTCGGCGCATCCACTCGCGTGCTTCTAGGTATTCAGAAAATTCGTTACCCGTTCCATTGCGGAACGCACCACGGCAGGGTCGTCTCCAAAGCCGGCGAGCCACACGAACTGCGGCTCACGGCGGAACCACGTGCCCTGCCGTTTGGCGTAGTTTCTGTGGCCCTGCTGTGCCTGTGCGATGGCCTCGGGCTCACTCCGTTCACCGGCCAGCACTGCACATGCCTCGGCGTATCCCAGTGCCTGCAGGGACCGCTGTGGGCCGTACTTTGCCAGAAGGCCGCGTGTCTCCTCGACGAGCCCCCTCGTGAACATTGCCGCTGCCCGTGCGTCGATGCGCGCATATAGGGCCGAGCGCTCCGGTTGCAGGCCGAGACGCAGGATCCGGTAGCCCGTGAGACGGTCGCGGCCTTGCGACCACTGCTCGGTCATCGGCTTGCGCGCGGCGAGGGAGACTTCGATGGCACGAACGAGCTTCGGCTGGTCGTTGGGATGAATGAGAACCGCCGCGGCAGGGTCGAGACGAGACAGGAGCTTGTGCAGGTGACCGGAAGGCCGCTTGCGCAGCCGCTCGCGCAACGCTGGATCCTGGGGTGGGGCGGGGAAGAGGCCATCGATCAGGGCGCGGAGATAGAGGCCGGTTCCGCCGGCCACAATCGGCACCTTGCCCCGGGCTGTGATCGCTTCGAGCGCCACGCGGGCCTGACGGCTGAAATCGCCTGCTGTGAAGCCCTCGTCCGGGGTCACAACGTCCAGAAGGTGGTGCGGAATCCGGATCCGGTCGGCGGGCGAGGGCTTCGCGGTGCCGATCTCCATCTCGCGGTATACGGTCATGGAGTCGCAGCAGACAATCTCGCCGTTGTGCGCTTCGGCCAACTCCAGCGCAAGGCCGGTCTTGCCGCTGGCGGTGGGTCCGGCGAGCACGATTAAGGGGTTGCCGGTCGTTATCGGGGTCACCAAAGCCGCCACCAGCCCACGCCGAAGACACGATGCACCCCGGCACGCAGGACGCTGAAGACGACAACACCCAGGGCGATCCATACGAGGCCGCGAATCTGCCGGCGGCGTTCGTGGTGTTCAGGGCGCTCGTGCGGGGTCGTCATTCCCCCAGACTACTTCGGCTGGATGTTGTAGAGATAGTGGATCCGAAGTACCAGTTCGGGACCGTGGAACTCCTTCGGCAAGGGCGGGAACTGTCCGACGCTGGTGATCGAGCCCCAGGCCGCGCGGTTGAGTGCGTCGTCGTGCGTCGAGTACTCGAGGACCATGCCGTTGTGGACGCCGTCCTGGACGTGGATGCGTCCGTCGGGCAGGATCGTGATGCGGATCTGGGTCTCACCCTGCTTGTTCAGCGGGGGCTGCGCCTCTTCCGGAATGAGCGGATACCAGGCCGACTTGATCTGCCGGAGGATCTTGGTCAGATACGGGCCGAAGTCCACGCCTTCCGTATCCGAGAGGACCTCCGCGCCGGATGCGAGACCGCCATGCGGCCCTGGAGCATGGTCGTAGTCCGCGCCCCCGCCGCCGCCGGAACGCGCACTGCGCGCGGCCTGCTGGATGGCCGATCCGGGGGACTGCTGGCCACCGAAGATGGGCTTCGTGGGCACCGGAGCATCCACCATTGCCTGCTGTGAAGGGGCCTGGGGCAAGGGCTTCGGAGCGGGCTGCTGCTGTTGCGGAGCCTGTTGCTGGGGGGCGGTCTGCTGCGGGGCAGGGGACGGCTGCGGCTGGGGAGCGACCGGACCACGCA
This window harbors:
- a CDS encoding glycine C-acetyltransferase is translated as MATSTSPSSTRPQLAHLTAVMDDLKARGTYFKLRVLDDEQAPVCHYDGRKVINLASNNYLGLCNHPKLREAALAATVKYGVGSGAVRTIAGTMRIHMELEEKIAAFKGVEACVVFQSGFTANAGTVSSILGKDDFILSDELNHASIIDGARLSKAKIKVFRHKDVAHCEELLKELENEPGKKLVITDGVFSMDGDIGPVGELADLCERYGAIMMVDDAHASGVLGRNGRGSVDHFGATAKVDVQVGTLSKAIGALGGYVCGSRDLIDYLYHRARPFLFSTSHPPSVAATCIAAFDLLEDEPERIDRLWANTAYFKEQLTNVGFDVGGMSTPKSETPITPIILGDGRKTMEFSKALFERGVMATGIAFPTVPEGKARIRTIMTSEHTRAQIDQALDVIVETAKMHGIL
- the miaA gene encoding tRNA (adenosine(37)-N6)-dimethylallyltransferase MiaA; amino-acid sequence: MTPITTGNPLIVLAGPTASGKTGLALELAEAHNGEIVCCDSMTVYREMEIGTAKPSPADRIRIPHHLLDVVTPDEGFTAGDFSRQARVALEAITARGKVPIVAGGTGLYLRALIDGLFPAPPQDPALRERLRKRPSGHLHKLLSRLDPAAAVLIHPNDQPKLVRAIEVSLAARKPMTEQWSQGRDRLTGYRILRLGLQPERSALYARIDARAAAMFTRGLVEETRGLLAKYGPQRSLQALGYAEACAVLAGERSEPEAIAQAQQGHRNYAKRQGTWFRREPQFVWLAGFGDDPAVVRSAMERVTNFLNT
- a CDS encoding energy transducer TonB, whose amino-acid sequence is MPTLLTPPNPPPSEDDQTEGQVQPAIVRSSRFGELNEHELIRLLDTIEDETAKARFRESIYISVIICMAIGWFIFYGPQVIFHQPRLINPADAIRQHEKDMTFLDLPPDVTKLTHKPTDKIAEKPHTAQTPHPELDKKTLDQLKSMRGPVAPQPQPSPAPQQTAPQQQAPQQQQPAPKPLPQAPSQQAMVDAPVPTKPIFGGQQSPGSAIQQAARSARSGGGGGADYDHAPGPHGGLASGAEVLSDTEGVDFGPYLTKILRQIKSAWYPLIPEEAQPPLNKQGETQIRITILPDGRIHVQDGVHNGMVLEYSTHDDALNRAAWGSITSVGQFPPLPKEFHGPELVLRIHYLYNIQPK
- a CDS encoding dihydroorotase, with the translated sequence MSDLILTGGHLVDPSQNIDGPRDLLIRDGRIAAIEQPGLLKGEHTMDITGQTIAPGFVDVHVHLREPGQTYKETIATGTNAAAAGGFTTVVAMPNTVPVNDTVASLDWMLQPARNARVNLLAMPAATMGSMGALLSNFEALAKAGAVGFTDDGKPILEDPIMREALLTAGRLGLPVSQHAEDTRLTGGCSMNAGPVAFRLGLRGMTVEAESKIVERDIRLIEDIWKKDGVRAHLHVQHVSTAKALEAIRRAKADGHTVTCEAAPHHFTLTDEAIGDFNTHAKMNPPLRSELDRQAVIAALLDGTVDCIATDHAPHAAHEKEVEFERAPNGITGLETALGLALRVLVREYGMPLSRAVALLSTHPAALIHQKDRGTLRVGAPADLVLFEATQEWTYETAKTLSKSKNSPFDQAPMLGRITQTLIAGKTVYGR